Proteins from one Amycolatopsis benzoatilytica AK 16/65 genomic window:
- a CDS encoding DsbA family oxidoreductase yields MAADGLVHADPGVVTVWSDIGCPWATLALATLDSAARARGRELLVDHRAFPLELFNRQPTPKLILDAEIVAIAARRPELDWRLWTGPEYRYPVTTLPAMEAVQAAKSPEVGGLAASTQLDAALRQAFYVEGRCISLHPVILEIAAACDRVDEFALAAALARGDGRAQVYRDWESARGPRVQGSPHLFAANGYDRHNPGADYRWTAPPGKGFPLLEQYDPEWADLLLERLGR; encoded by the coding sequence ATGGCCGCGGACGGGCTGGTGCACGCCGATCCGGGCGTGGTCACCGTCTGGTCCGACATCGGCTGCCCATGGGCCACGCTGGCCCTAGCCACCCTGGACAGCGCAGCACGGGCGCGGGGACGGGAGCTGCTGGTCGACCACCGGGCGTTTCCGTTGGAGCTGTTCAACCGCCAGCCGACGCCGAAACTGATCCTGGACGCCGAGATCGTGGCGATCGCCGCGCGCCGACCCGAGCTGGACTGGCGGTTGTGGACGGGACCCGAGTACCGGTACCCAGTCACGACATTGCCGGCCATGGAGGCCGTCCAGGCCGCGAAGAGCCCGGAAGTGGGCGGGCTGGCCGCGTCCACTCAACTCGACGCCGCGCTGCGGCAGGCGTTCTACGTCGAGGGCCGGTGCATCAGCCTGCATCCGGTGATTCTCGAAATCGCCGCGGCGTGCGACCGGGTGGACGAGTTCGCGCTCGCGGCAGCGCTCGCGCGCGGCGACGGACGGGCGCAGGTTTACCGGGACTGGGAGAGTGCCCGCGGTCCGCGCGTGCAGGGCAGCCCGCACTTGTTCGCCGCGAACGGATACGACCGGCACAACCCAGGCGCCGACTACCGATGGACCGCGCCGCCCGGCAAGGGTTTCCCGTTGCTGGAACAGTACGACCCGGAATGGGCGGACCTGTTGCTGGAGCGGCTCGGCCGCTGA
- a CDS encoding winged helix-turn-helix transcriptional regulator — protein sequence MDRNTEAFCPLFHHAVELIGRRWSGAVLRAMLHGKTRFRDIREAIPGLSDKMLAERLHEFQAEGIVERRVHDETPVRIDYVLTAKGHELQTAVDALSDWAETWVAEPVPPAG from the coding sequence GTGGACCGCAACACCGAAGCCTTCTGCCCACTGTTCCACCATGCGGTGGAGCTGATCGGGCGCCGCTGGAGCGGCGCGGTGCTGCGCGCCATGCTGCACGGCAAGACCCGGTTCCGCGACATCCGCGAGGCCATCCCGGGGCTGAGCGACAAGATGCTGGCCGAGCGCCTGCACGAATTCCAGGCCGAAGGCATCGTCGAACGCCGCGTGCACGACGAAACGCCGGTGCGCATCGACTACGTGCTGACCGCCAAGGGGCACGAGCTGCAGACGGCGGTCGACGCCTTGTCCGACTGGGCGGAGACCTGGGTCGCCGAGCCCGTGCCGCCTGCCGGCTGA